In the genome of Kitasatospora cineracea, one region contains:
- a CDS encoding bifunctional 4-hydroxy-2-oxoglutarate aldolase/2-dehydro-3-deoxy-phosphogluconate aldolase: MGTETAALRLALARQPVIAVVRAPVIPDAVALCEALAEGGIAWTELTFTTPDVTRHLARAAGAGCRIGVGTVLTADQARAGIAAGAGFLVTPGLRPAVADAAREAGVPVVMGALTPSEVADAVDLGAAAVKIFPAKAFGPGYFKDLRGPYPDVPLVASGGVNTRNARAFLDHGALAVCAGTDVVPPQAVADGDWADITRRAKEFTASLG, from the coding sequence ATGGGAACCGAAACGGCCGCACTGCGGCTGGCGTTGGCGCGGCAGCCGGTGATCGCCGTGGTGCGTGCCCCCGTGATACCCGACGCGGTCGCGCTCTGCGAGGCGCTCGCCGAAGGCGGCATCGCCTGGACCGAACTCACCTTCACCACCCCCGACGTCACCCGCCACCTGGCCCGCGCCGCCGGGGCCGGCTGCCGGATCGGCGTCGGCACCGTCCTCACCGCCGACCAGGCCAGGGCCGGGATCGCCGCCGGCGCCGGCTTCCTGGTCACCCCCGGCCTGCGCCCCGCCGTCGCCGACGCCGCCCGCGAAGCCGGCGTCCCGGTCGTGATGGGCGCGCTCACCCCCAGCGAGGTCGCCGACGCCGTCGACCTCGGCGCCGCCGCCGTCAAGATCTTCCCCGCCAAGGCGTTCGGCCCCGGCTACTTCAAGGACCTGCGCGGCCCCTACCCCGACGTCCCGCTGGTCGCCTCCGGCGGCGTCAACACCCGCAACGCCAGGGCCTTCCTCGACCACGGCGCCCTCGCCGTCTGCGCCGGCACCGACGTCGTCCCGCCCCAGGCCGTCGCGGACGGCGACTGGGCCGACATCACCCGCCGCGCCAAGGAGTTCACCGCCTCGCTCGGCTGA